A region of the Callithrix jacchus isolate 240 chromosome 5, calJac240_pri, whole genome shotgun sequence genome:
gcccaggaatttgagaccagcctgggcaatatggtaaaatccaatttctacaaaaacacaaaaattagccaagtggggTGGCatgcccctatagtcccagctattccagaggctgaagtgggaggatcgcttgaacccaggaggtggaggttgcagtgtgctgagattgctccactgtcaTCCagtgggtgacagaacgagactgtctcaaagaaaaaaaaaaggatgtagagaaattggtggtagaaatgtaaatagtgcagccactgtggaaaactttGGCGTTTTCTCAGAAAGCTCAACACTaagctaccatatgacccagcaattccactccgaTGAatatatcccagagaaatgaaaacacacatcCATATAAAAACttacacatgaatgtttatagaagtATTATCcataggctggacatggtggctcacacctgtaatcccagcactttgggaggctgaggcaggtggatcacaaggtcaagagaatgagaccatcctagccaagatggtgaaaccttgtctctactaaaaacacaaaaattagctgggcgtggtggtgcagtctcagctacttgggaggctgaggcagaagaatcacttgaacccaggaggtggaagttgcagtgagcagagagtgcgccacggcactccagcctggagacagagcgagacttcatctcaaaaaaaaaaaatttaaaaaaacaaaagggctgggtgtgggggtgcagtggctaatgcctgtaatcccagcactttgggaggccaaagtgggcagaccacaaggtcaggagtttgagaccagcctggccaacaaggtgaaaccccgtgtctactaaaaatacaaaaaaaattagctgggtgtggtggtgggcgcctgtaatctcaactacttgggaggctgcggcaggagaatcgcttgaaactggaaggcggaggttgcagtgagctgagatcacaccactgcactccagcttgggcaaaaaagcgaaactctgtcttaaaaaaaccaaaaaacaaacaaacaaaagaagtatTATCCATAATAGCCAAAGACTAGAAAGAATCTGAATGTGTatagactgaaaaataaataaatatgtggcctattcatacagtggaatattattcagtcatagtAAAGAACAAGTGATGTTGGGATTACCAGATATCTGCTGCATGATCCATGAAAGCATCATGCTAAGCAAAAGATGCCAAGCACAAAAGGTCCcagtgtatgattccatttatatgagacggccagaacaggcaaatccatagagacaggaagCAGCTAAGTGATTACTTCGGGCTGGGAAAGGGGGTAGAGTTTCTTTTGGAGgagggtgataaaaatgttctaaaatcagATTGTAGTGGTGGTTTCGCAGTcccatgcatgcatgtatatatacaatgaCTGTGtactttatcattttaaaatttttaaatttttatttttgagacaagaatctcgctctgtcacccagatggagCAAAGCAGTGTgacctcagttcactgtaacctccacttcccaggttcaagtgattctactgcctcagcctccagagtagctgggattacaggtgggtaccaccacacccagctaatttttggatttttagtagagacaggattttactatgttagccaggctaactcctggtctcaggtgatccactcacctaggcctcccaaagtgctgggattacaggtgtgagccaccatgcctggcctgatttgtacactttaaatatgtgaaatGAATGGCATGTGAAGTATGTCTCAACTAAGCTGTTTTAAAGACAGCattgtgggctgggtgtgggggcttaaatttataatcccagcactttgggaggaaacaggaggatcacttgagcccaggagtttgaggtcagcttaggcaacagaaaaagatcctatctctataaattcttttttaattagctggcataatggcacacacctgtagtcccagcaacctgggaggctgaggtgggaggactgtttgagcccacaagttagaggctgcagtgaactgtgattgtgccactgtactccagcctgggtgacagagcgagattctgtctcaaaaaaaaccccactgtgATCATATATGTAAGTATGTAGAAGTAAGATAACATAAGGTAAGATttgctttaaagtatttttatgaaAGATAGATGGCAAAAGCTTGTTAATCCTTGAATCTGGGTGATGGGTACTTGGGTATTCATTATACCATTCAGAAAACTGTCATAATAAAAAGTCAAGTGAATAAAAGATTCCTTCTTATCATCAGACAGATGTAAGACCAGAATCTTTAAAAGCTTTGAGAAGGCAGCTTTGGAAGGGAAGTAGGAGATCACCTGTGAAGTCATTTGGTTAACAGATGGGATCCAGAGATGGAAAGTCACTTTCTCAGGAATGAACAGAAGATGGGGTGGCAGGAGATGAGCTGGAGAAGGGCCCTGTCCTCAGggctgtttctattatttttatttatttatttatttatttattttggagatgagatgtaaatctcactctgttgcctaggctggagtgcagtggcacaatatcagctcttcttcccgggttcaagtgattctcctatctcagatTCCCAAGGGACTACAAGCattcaccaccacatccagctaatttttgtatttcttagtagagatggggtttcaccatgttggccaggctggtcttggactcctgacctcaggcgatcttcccgcatgggcttcccaaagtgccgggattacaggtgtgagccaccacacccagccagggctGCTTCTAACTAAACAAGTGGCTTGGGGGCACCATGGAAGGTCTGGCACTTACTTGAGCTTCAACTCCCTGGTGAGCTCATTCTGAGTCTGCTCCAGCTCTTGGCGCTCCTTGATGTGTTCTTCTTGGAGGTCGTGGATCTCAGCCTTCACTGCCTGAAGCTTGGAGAAGAGCTGGAATGAGGGGAGAGGCAGGTGAGGAGGGAGCATAGAGTTCTCCCATTCCCTAAATCTTAAGGCACCTCCATCTGGCCTCATTCCTTTCATacctttttgagttttttggtcTTGATGTCCACCTCTTGCTGCAATGAACTGTATGTCTCTTTAAGTTCCAAGGTCTCCTCATCTCGACTTTCCATCTGTTGCTGGATTTCTCTTTCTCGACGTttctgagcaacatgacaaaattcaTTAGCTTGCTCTAGAGACTGTGTCTCTGCTGGGTTCCCCAAGCTGGGACCAGTCTCCAGCTAGAACGAGGCATATATACCTTGCTCCTTCTCTTTGAAGAGAGTCTAATGAGAGAATTTTGCTCTACAGCATAAATACACCGTACCCCATCCCATTCTccctgaaaaagaatgaaaagttaCCTGCTCTGCAATTTCCTGTCGTTTCTGCTCCAGGATTTTCTGCTGCTCATTCGTATGATCTACTATATTTTTTCCTCCAACAAGCAACTTACTCTCCATGGCCTGAGtgagaaacaaagtagaattcaTCTCGTGAATGGTTTCCCTCGGAACATAACTCCTCACAGGGGAGCCTGTGAAAGATAAAGAGCTCAGGACTGAGCCAAAAGGGACACACTTTGGGAAAAAATACACTATGCTCAGCTGTACCCATCCATCACTGGGGAGGGACTGCGGCAGCTTCACTGGTGGCTTCTTGGTAACACTGAAAATACAGTTTCTCCAGACACATGAATTTCAGCTTTAACAAaaaaatcttttgctcatttctaCAAAGTATTAACCCCACTTAGAACATATTAAGCAGCTCCTGTATGTTATGTCCTAGAGATGCAACGTGAATGTGAATCACAAAGTTCACAATCCACTGAGGAACAGACAAGCAGGCAGGCTTTAACCATATGGCCCCAGATACCATCGTGAGGAAAAGACAGTCATTAATGGGAGAGGCACGCTGCTGGGACAGAATTCAGGCTTTGTGGgactttgaaaaatttttttaaagacagggtctagTTCTGTGTTGCCATATGAGttagaggctcacacctgtaattctggcactttgggagactaagatgggaggactgcttgagtccagaagttcaagaccagcctgggcaacacagtgagactttgtctctacaaaaaaaaaaaaaattagctggacatggtggtgtaggcctatagtcctagatactcagaggctgaggtggaaagattgcttgagcctgggaggtcaaggctgcagtgagccaagactgcaccattgcactccaacctgggtgacagagaccctatctcaaaacaaaacaaaacagaacaaaatatggGCACAGCCAGTCACACTGTGCAAGTGCAGCAGTGAGGAGGCTTTGACATAATGGTGTCTCAGAGCCCCTCCCTGGAACAAAGTTATCTCCTAATTGTGTTGAATATGACTGCATTTCACATTAGGTCTTAAAAGTCCTGGAAGGGATTTTCAAGGTTTTAAGAACCCTGCCTCTCAAGTAAAATAGCACCCAGCTCTGTGAAAGGGCTACTAATGAAGCCACGGATTATAGAAAACACTACAGCTTCATatggtgggggtagggggaggcAAAGAGAACTTATAACTTTAAAATCTGTAAACACGGAGACATTTTAGGATAGAAATCAAAGTTTACATGAATTCAATAAAACAGAACTCAACACTTCCAAGGAATTCTGGCTTGCAGTTGGCTAGTGGCCATCCTCAGACCTCCAAGTCTACCTTTGCACTCTCCTCTGCCATTAAAGCCAAGGGGAGCCCAGAGTCTAGGCACCTGCAGGCACAGTGCATTGCCACCAGAAAGAAGACTCGAAACAATGGTAGCCTGCACACTCGCGAATGCTAATAGCCATTGGGTAGAAAATGGAGTCGATGAAAGGAAATATATTAGCACCCAGGGGTTGGGAGAGGAGGCTGACAATAAGAAAGTAGCGTGAGGACATTTTTGGGGGGATGGAAGTGTTCTGTCTCTTGTATGATCAAGGTACTGCATACTGAAACTGCACTGAGAGGCTATTctacatgcaaaaattagtctGATCATCACAAATGCTGGGAAGGATGAGGGGCAGCTAGAACTCATACCCTGCTGGTAGATGCTTCAATCTGCACAACCACTAAAGAAAACAACTTGTcgggcggggcacggtggctcccgcctgtaatcccagcactttgggaggcagaggtgggtggatcacgaggtcaagacattgagaccatcctggtcaacgtggtgaaaccccgtctctactaaaaatacaaaaaaaattagctgggcacggtggcactgAAAATACAGTTTCTCCAGACACATGAATTTCCGCTTTAACAAAAAAATCTTTTGCTAAAGAAAAAGGTTAaagtagctgtaatcccagctacacaggaggctgaggcaggagaattgcctgaacccaggaggcgaaggttgcggtgagccgagatggcaccattgcactccagcctgggtaataagagagaaactccgtctcaaaaaaaaaaaaaaaaaaagcaaaaaattatgtgaaataaaaccatgttttctttagagaTATATGTGTACAAgctaaaactataagaaaaagcaaggaaacaataACCACTGAACTCAGGATGGTGGTTTTCTCTGGGGAAGAGGAACACAAGGAGCCACTAAAAATATTGGTGTcagctgggttcggtggctccgGCCtggaatcccggcactttgggaggctgagatgggaaaatcattgaatcatttgagcccaggagtttgcgaacagcctggacaacatagtgagactgcgtctctacaaaaaattttaaaaatttagccaggtgaaGTTGCAtacctacagtcctagctacttgggaggctgaggtgggaggatgagggTTTGAGCTtgggagattgaagctgcagtgattgggccgctgcattccagcctgattgacagagtaagactctgtctcaaaaaaaaaaaaaaaaaaaaaaaaaaaagccagacacataGGCTaacgtctgtgatcccagcacttgggggagACAgatagattacctgaggtcaggagtttgagaccagccaggccaacaagatgaaacctctactaaaaatgcaaaaattaacccagTGTGgttgtgggcgcctgtaatcctaggtacttgggagactgaggcaggagaatcacttgaacccaggaggcagatgttgcagtgagacgagatcacaccattgtactccagcctgggcgacaagaatgaaaatccatctcaaaaaaaaaaaaaggatgttgtTCTACTTCTTACACTGGTTGGGGGGTACATGGGTATTACTTTTATTGCTGTTCTTTACACTATGTGCATATGTAATCGTCTCATTAttaattccattttcatttttgtaaatgtgaaaaaatcaTATTCATGTCAATTAAACAGATGTTTATTGAGAACTGGATATCAAGGGCCTAAGGAAGGGTATGGCtatggtaccttgatcttggcgCCCAGCATCTCGGCAGCATCCTTCTCCCGCCGCAGGTCCTccatcttcttctccttctccttcagtAGCCTCATCTTCTCTTCTGCAACCAAGCTGTGATCCTCTACAATGGCCCGTTTCTCAATCTCCAGTTTTTCTTGCTGTTCCCGCCAGTAATCATCCTTATCGTCCCCTTCCTCCtcaccctcttctccctcctcctcctcctcttccccacctccaccactgcCACCTTCCCTCCGTTTCTCTCGTCTCCTCCTCCTGCCTATGGACCGTTTTTCCAGCTGGGCCTTGAGCCGAGCAATTTCTTCCTGGAATTCTCGAAGGAGGGCATCCTTGGGGTCCTCATTGACCCTTGGTTTGTTCTTAATGTTTTTGGCACGGTTGGCATATCGCAGAGTGGTCAGAGTCTCTTCTACATTGTAAGAGGCAGGCCCCACATTGGCCACCATCACAGTCTTAGCATTGCCACCAAGGGAATCTTGGAGGAGCCTGGTAAGCTTTGAGTCCCGATATGGAATGTGAGTGCTTTTGCCGTCCACCAGAGCAGAGATGACGTTACCCAAAGCGGAAAGGGAGAGGTTGATCTTGGTAGCTTCTTTTAATCTTTCCCCTTGTGCACCAGTCTTGGCTTGCCGTTCACTGCCAGCAAGATCTACAAGGTTCAATTTCCCTACACGGATGTGGTTTTCACCATCGAGGCCCACCTCGCTGCACTCAATAGTGATAACGAAAATTGCGTGAGAACGCGAGCTGTGCTCGTTCATGTTGGTAGCACCGACAGAACGGTTCTGGTTCCCCACATTCATCACGTGCTCTATCTCCTTCACACTCTTGGTGACAAAGGAAGACAGGTCTTTCACATACACTCCTGTGTCAGGCCTCTCTTTGAGCTCAAGCCGTTTGGTCTGATCCTTTGAGAGCAGATCTCGGATCTCCTCCTGGTAGATCTCTAAGTAAGAAGCCCTGACCAGGTACTGTTGATTCTGGGATCGAGAGATGTGGGTGAAGATGTGGTCAAATGAGTTGGGAATGACTCCTCGTTTTTCCGGGTCACCACGGATTCCTTCCATTGTGTAGGTTTTTCCCGTCCCAGTTTGTCCATAGGCAAAAATGGTTCCATTGAAACCTTGCAGGACGGAGTCAACAAGCGGTCGGAATGTCTCATCGTACAGTTCAAACTGCTTGGCATTCCAGTCGTAGACTGCGTCAAAGGTGAAGGTCTTGGGCATTTCATGGGCCATCCCTTTGGGGTTCTTCACAGACACCTGCCCCAGCTTAACATCCACATCCACCACTGTGTCATATGAAGCAGCCTTTTCCTTGCCATTCATGGGCCGACAGCGAACCACCACCCTGACTGACTCTGAGCTTTTCAACTTTGACATGATGAACTCTGACCCAGTCAATCTTGAGAGGTGTCAACTCAAAATGTATCAGAATGCTAAGGGcctagaaaaaaagcaaaagtaaataagCACAGTACTATTGTTTTTGGGGGCTGCCTGACAGAAGCTAACACACCTAAATAATCTTTACCTTGGTAAGCTGACAGCAATATCTGATAACATTACTACATTGTGTATTTCCTCACAGGAATTAACCAGCTtcagaggtaaaaataaaaacctttagtATGGAAGGGTATGGGTATAGGCCACTATACTACAGGCCACTGTGGACTCTAGCCCATCCTCTTCTCAATCATTATTTGATCTTATGCTATAGGCTGAAGCAgccaaaaaatcttttaaaagtctGGGTCttactctgggaggtcgaggcaggagtttgctgaggccaggagtttgagaccagcctgggtaacttagtaagaccctgtctccaacaatttttttaattaggctgTATGcaatagctcacatctgtaatcccagcattttgggaggatgaagtcagaagatcacttgagtataggtgtttgaggccagcctgggaaacacagtaagccccaatctctattaaaaaaaaaaagtcgtgctcgcttcggcagcacatatatactaaaattggaacgatacagagaagattagcatggcccctgcgcaaggatgacacgcaaattcgtgaagcattccatatttttttttaaaaaaaaaaagtcaattagccgggcacagtggttcacatgcCTTAGCTACCTGAaaagctgagatggaaggactgcttcagcccaggaggttgagggtaTAGTcagctatggtcacaccactgcacttcagcctggatgacagactgagatgctatctcaaaaataaataaaataaaaataaagaccagcctcagttgctcacacctgtaattccaacactttgggaggacaaggtggatggatcacttgtggccaggagtttgagaccagcctggccaatgtggttaaaccctgtctctacaaaaaatacaaaaattagctgggtgtgggggcaggtgcctgtaatcccaggtatccgggaggctgaggcactcatgagaattgcttgagcctgggaggcagaagttgcagagagccaagactgcaccactgcaccccagcctggacaatagagcaagactctgtttcaaaataaataaagtaaaataaaaatataaaaattagccaggggtggtaatgtgtgcctgtactcctagctaatcaggaagctgaggcagaaggattgcttgagcccaggggttcaaggctgcagtgagctatgattgtgtcactgcactccatcctacaCAACAGAATGAAATCAAGTCTTACATTCTGTTGAGCTACTATAACCTGTTGAACGACCCCAACCTCTAGGTAGAGCAATTTGGAACGATCTATCAATATTTAGAATGTATATAACTTTTGACCTAGCAATtgtatttctaagaatttatcctgAAGATACATATCTTAAACAATGACATATATACAAGGATATCTGTTGTGGTAGCAACAGATTGTGGGCAACCCTGATTCCCATCAAGAGAAGActgattaaattaaatatatttaatatatgtggaATCCTATGCAGTTATTAAAAAGAATGTGGTGCCTAAGGAGAGGGGAACCGGCTCAGGTCAGAAACGGAGAAGTCAGAACTCCCgagctgatcagtagtgggattgtacctgtgaatagccactgcactccagcctgggcaacatagtgaaaccccgtctttttttttttttttttttttttttgagccagagtctcgctctgtggccaggcaccaggctggagtgcagtggcctgatctcggctcactgcaacctctgcctcccgggttcaagcaattctcctgcctcagcctctggggtagctgggactacaggcgcacgccactatgcccagctaatttttttgtacttttagtagagacggggtttcaccatgttggccaggatggtcttgatctcttgacctcgtgatccacccacctcagcctcccaaagtgctgggattacaggcttgagccaccgtgcctggcccccccatctcttaaaaaaaaaaaaaaagatcatatatatatatattaaatttaaaaaaaagaacatggtaATCTAAATCTAAATGTAAGCCTATACTGAGATAAtgttgttaagtgaaaaaaagtaGGAGATAGTGTGTACAGTATAGTTTACATGGTATGAAAAATGGAAGCTATAACACCAAGAATAAGCCTTAATGCAAATTAGGCACTTGGGTGataatgtgtcaatgtaggtGTGTTACTTGTAACAAACGCACAACTCTGGTAGGAGATGTACATAATGCGGGAGGCTCTGCACGTGTGGAGGCAGAGGTATATGGGAAATCTGTCTACCTTctgcttaattttgctgtgaacctaaaactgctctaaaaagaaACTCTATTTAAAAACCAAACGTTACATACAAAAAGGGGGGCTATCTACCCagatttcagaggaaaaaaaaaaggggggatcTATGCATGCTAGATGCTTGATATGAATACAATATTGTTAGAAATACACTTCTAAAGGTAGTAACAGTAGCGACCTTAGCAGGGGAACTGTGGGCCTAGGAGACTCAGAAGCCTAGAGACAGAGGAAAAACTTTTCAGAGCTTACTCATTTGTAGTGTTTGAATTTCCTAGCTTGTGCTGATGATACTTTTCAATCCCACAATCATCAATAAAAACTGGCTTGTGCAAAATGTGTGCAAATAAATAAGGATGTGGTATAATACATTACATAAAAAGCACTCATTcaatcaatactttttttttttaagatggaatcttgctcttattgcccaggctggagtgcaatgaagtgatctcagctcactgcaacctccacctcccaaattcaagcaaatttcctgcctcagtctcccaagtagccgggattacaggcacctgccaccacggtctactaaaaatacaaaatcaatcaataaatttaatagaattagaatgcaaataagaaaattgggccaggtgtggtggctcacacctgtactcccagcactttgggaggcccaggtcagtggatcacctgaagtcaggagttcgagaccagcctggccaacatggtgaaaccccatctctactaaaaaaaaatacaaaaatttagccaggcatggtggcccgtgcctgtaattccagctactcgggaggctgaggcaggagaattgtttgaaccttggagacggaggctgcagtgagctgagatcatttcATTGCAcgccagcttgagtgacagagcaagactccatctcaaaaaaataaaaagaacggGGGTGTTacaattttataaagtaaaaacaaaaaaagagagaattttattTGGTGCTGGGAAACTCagggagcagaagaaaggattaaATGGGTCCTTTGGGTGAGAGTAGGTAGTAACCAGGTCAGAGTACTTTACCGGTATATATGAGGACCCAAAACTCCAAAAAACCTCagtgcagggatttttttttttttctttttaaaagacagtctcactttgtcacctagactgaagtgcaatggggtgatgatagctcactgcagccttgacctcctaggctaaAGCAAtatcctgccaccttggcctcccaagtagctgggtctatagatTATAGATACATACCACCACGTCTAAGTGcagggattttttaaaacatgtaattcattattattgttattatttttaacagagtcaccctctgtcccccaggctggagtgcagtggtacaattctCAGCTCattggaacctccacctcctgggttcaagtgattctcctgcctcagcctcctgaatagctgggactacaggcacctaccaccatgcccagctaatttttgtagagacagggtttcaccatgtcttgaactcctgacctcaggtgatttgcccacctcagtctcccaaagtgctgggattacaggcatgagccaccaggcccagctgttttgttttttatcaaaAGGCCCTTCAGTgacaggtctctctctctctctctgtgacctGTTCTCTAGCCACCCTGTTCTGCTGCCCACAGACAAGCATTATGAGATTTTTAATCACTGATACATAATAAGCAAATATGTATTAATACACACTTGTCCCCTCCCTTTTTACACAAACATATTATACACAATAACAAACAGTGTCCTTGGAGTTTGTCCCCACAGTAAATACAGAGCTGCTTTATGCTTTGCAATGGCGGCATAACACTCTACTGTATGCATGCACCATAATTTATGTCACTGCTGCAGATGCACTTCAgctgtttctgttatttttctgtgaaaaactTAAGACATACAATCATTCATGTGTGGGAAAGTATATCTGTAACCATCAatttctagaagtggaattgctgaatcaag
Encoded here:
- the KIF3B gene encoding kinesin-like protein KIF3B, with product MSKLKSSESVRVVVRCRPMNGKEKAASYDTVVDVDVKLGQVSVKNPKGMAHEMPKTFTFDAVYDWNAKQFELYDETFRPLVDSVLQGFNGTIFAYGQTGTGKTYTMEGIRGDPEKRGVIPNSFDHIFTHISRSQNQQYLVRASYLEIYQEEIRDLLSKDQTKRLELKERPDTGVYVKDLSSFVTKSVKEIEHVMNVGNQNRSVGATNMNEHSSRSHAIFVITIECSEVGLDGENHIRVGKLNLVDLAGSERQAKTGAQGERLKEATKINLSLSALGNVISALVDGKSTHIPYRDSKLTRLLQDSLGGNAKTVMVANVGPASYNVEETLTTLRYANRAKNIKNKPRVNEDPKDALLREFQEEIARLKAQLEKRSIGRRRRREKRREGGSGGGGEEEEEEGEEGEEEGDDKDDYWREQQEKLEIEKRAIVEDHSLVAEEKMRLLKEKEKKMEDLRREKDAAEMLGAKIKAMESKLLVGGKNIVDHTNEQQKILEQKRQEIAEQKRREREIQQQMESRDEETLELKETYSSLQQEVDIKTKKLKKLFSKLQAVKAEIHDLQEEHIKERQELEQTQNELTRELKLKHLIIENFIPLEEKSKIMNRAFFDEEEDHWKLHPITRLENQQMMKRPVSAVGYKRPLSQHARMSMMIRPEPRYRAENIVLLELDMPSRTTRDYEGPAIAPKVQAALDAALQDEDEIQVDASSFESTANKKSKARPKSGRKSGSSSSSSGTPASQLYPQSRGLVPK